A window of the Amycolatopsis solani genome harbors these coding sequences:
- a CDS encoding DUF3224 domain-containing protein yields MTSSATASFTVDEWEPQATDQFAGTELARVAIAKTFTGAVEGTSKVELLTANNATSRAYVGFERLEVAVDGRKGSFVLHHTAGEESGMTVTILPGSGAGELTGITGTALIEIDGDDHRLTLTYEL; encoded by the coding sequence ATGACCAGCAGCGCCACCGCGTCGTTCACCGTCGACGAGTGGGAGCCCCAGGCGACCGACCAGTTCGCCGGCACCGAGCTCGCCCGGGTGGCGATCGCCAAGACGTTCACCGGGGCGGTCGAGGGGACCAGCAAGGTCGAGCTCCTGACGGCGAACAATGCGACTTCGCGCGCGTACGTGGGCTTCGAGCGGCTCGAGGTCGCGGTCGACGGCCGCAAGGGCAGCTTCGTCCTGCACCACACCGCCGGCGAGGAGTCCGGCATGACGGTGACGATCCTCCCCGGTTCCGGGGCGGGCGAGCTGACCGGGATCACCGGAACGGCGCTCATCGAGATCGACGGCGATGACCACCGCTTGACGCTCACCTACGAGCTGTAG
- a CDS encoding GTP-binding protein: MVVGGFGVGKTTMVRSVSEIRPLSTEETMTQAGIGVDHTRGVQAKTTTTVAFDFGRISLDEQMVLYLFGAPGQERFWFLWDSLFAGTLGAVVLVDARRLADSWYAIDRLEHHGTPFIVARNNFGPPKHSLDDVRAALDLSGEVPLLDCDARDRDSSKNVLISLVDHLYTLSKVREGAS, from the coding sequence GTGGTCGTCGGCGGCTTCGGCGTCGGGAAGACGACGATGGTCCGGTCGGTCAGCGAGATCCGGCCGCTGAGCACCGAAGAGACGATGACCCAGGCCGGGATCGGCGTCGACCACACCCGGGGGGTGCAGGCCAAGACGACGACCACGGTGGCGTTCGACTTCGGCCGGATCAGCCTCGACGAGCAGATGGTGCTCTACCTGTTCGGCGCCCCGGGGCAGGAACGGTTCTGGTTCCTGTGGGACAGCCTGTTCGCCGGTACTCTCGGCGCGGTCGTCCTGGTGGACGCCCGGCGGCTGGCCGACTCGTGGTACGCGATCGACCGCCTCGAACACCACGGCACGCCGTTCATCGTGGCGCGCAACAACTTCGGCCCGCCGAAGCACAGTCTCGACGACGTTCGCGCCGCGCTCGACCTGTCCGGCGAGGTACCGCTCCTCGACTGCGACGCCCGCGACCGCGACTCGTCGAAGAACGTGCTGATCTCGCTCGTCGACCACCTCTACACCCTGTCCAAAGTCCGGGAGGGCGCATCGTGA
- the proP gene encoding glycine betaine/L-proline transporter ProP, with amino-acid sequence MERSRPKRPRKKLRYEDITVVDRSLLKRAVGAAALGNAMEWFDFGVYAYIADTIAEVFFPPTVSPGVRLIGTFGAFTAAFLMRPLGGLVFGPLGDRIGRQKVLAVTMIMMAIGTLCIGLIPSYSSIGVWSPILLVVARMVQGFSTGGEYGGATTFIAEYSPDKRRGFMGSWLEFGTLSGYVLGASVVTGMKAWVPHETLLDWGWRVPFLVAGPLGIIGLYMRLKLEETPAFQKHAEEAEKRGRAGEPFWKMFTDYWPALLICIGLVLVFNVTDYMLLSYMPTYLSEQLHLDATHGLLLIIVVMVVMMLIILVGGRITDHVGRKPVMMAGCIGFVVLSWPLMLLVHDGGLVLTFLGLMGLGLLLLCFEVSMPAALPALFPTAIRYGALSIAFNISVSLFGGTTPLVMQSLISATGYDFWPAWYLMAAGAIGAVAVYFSRETANKPLWGSGPAVSSEAEAREMVRTSAKDG; translated from the coding sequence GTGGAACGTTCACGACCGAAGCGCCCCCGGAAGAAACTGCGGTACGAGGACATCACCGTCGTCGACCGATCCCTGCTCAAGCGGGCGGTGGGAGCCGCCGCGCTCGGCAACGCCATGGAGTGGTTCGACTTCGGCGTCTACGCCTACATCGCCGACACCATCGCCGAGGTGTTCTTCCCGCCGACGGTGTCGCCCGGCGTCCGGCTGATCGGCACCTTCGGGGCCTTCACCGCGGCCTTCCTCATGCGTCCCCTCGGCGGGCTCGTCTTCGGACCCCTCGGCGACCGCATCGGACGGCAGAAGGTGCTCGCCGTCACCATGATCATGATGGCGATCGGCACGCTCTGCATCGGCCTGATCCCGTCCTACTCCTCCATCGGCGTCTGGTCACCGATCCTGCTCGTCGTCGCGCGCATGGTGCAGGGCTTCTCGACCGGCGGCGAGTACGGCGGCGCGACGACGTTCATCGCCGAGTACTCCCCGGACAAGCGCCGCGGCTTCATGGGCTCCTGGCTCGAGTTCGGCACGCTGTCCGGGTACGTGCTCGGCGCGTCCGTCGTCACCGGCATGAAGGCGTGGGTCCCGCACGAGACGCTGCTCGACTGGGGCTGGCGCGTCCCGTTCCTGGTCGCCGGCCCGCTCGGCATCATCGGCCTCTACATGCGCCTCAAGCTCGAGGAGACCCCGGCGTTCCAGAAGCACGCCGAGGAAGCCGAGAAGCGCGGCCGCGCCGGTGAGCCGTTCTGGAAGATGTTCACCGACTACTGGCCCGCGCTGCTCATCTGCATCGGCCTGGTGCTCGTGTTCAACGTCACCGACTACATGCTGCTGTCGTACATGCCGACGTACCTGTCGGAGCAGCTGCACCTCGACGCGACCCACGGACTGCTGCTGATCATCGTCGTCATGGTCGTGATGATGCTCATCATCCTGGTCGGCGGCCGGATCACCGACCACGTCGGCCGCAAGCCCGTGATGATGGCGGGCTGCATCGGGTTCGTCGTGCTGTCCTGGCCGCTGATGCTGCTGGTGCACGACGGCGGCCTCGTCCTCACGTTCCTCGGGCTGATGGGCCTCGGCCTGCTGCTGCTCTGCTTCGAGGTGTCGATGCCCGCGGCGCTGCCGGCGCTGTTCCCGACGGCCATCCGGTACGGCGCGCTGTCGATCGCGTTCAACATCTCGGTGTCGCTCTTCGGCGGCACGACGCCGCTGGTGATGCAGTCGCTGATCTCCGCGACCGGCTACGACTTCTGGCCGGCCTGGTACCTGATGGCGGCGGGCGCGATCGGCGCCGTCGCGGTGTACTTCAGCCGTGAGACGGCGAACAAGCCGCTCTGGGGCTCGGGGCCCGCGGTGTCGAGCGAGGCCGAGGCACGGGAGATGGTCCGCACCTCGGCCAAGGACGGCTAG
- a CDS encoding S1C family serine protease, with amino-acid sequence MTENESRPGPASPGGHQPHQSTPQYGPYAQQQPQYGYQHQAAPNPLFTPQPAPTALKTKPRKGGRVALIVSATALGAALVGGVGGAAIVGLTTNSADGTTTSVSTPAASGQAVSNSTSGDVSGVAAKVTPSVVQINVTTGQGEAIGSGVILTSDGRILTNAHVVDGAQNVVITTSDGKKYQAGVVGADTKADIAVVQAQNASGLTAASLGDSSKLVVGQSVVAIGSPGGLQNTVTTGIVSALNRNLSDIGEGQRQQQSPFSRTSNQAENSPSYTAIQTDASINQGNSGGALVDAQGNVIGINSALYSPSASANGSAGSVGIGFAIPINDAKKIVDQIVNN; translated from the coding sequence ATGACCGAGAACGAGAGTCGGCCCGGCCCCGCCTCACCCGGTGGGCACCAGCCGCACCAGAGCACCCCGCAGTACGGGCCGTACGCGCAGCAGCAGCCGCAGTACGGCTACCAGCACCAGGCCGCGCCGAACCCTCTGTTCACCCCGCAGCCGGCGCCCACGGCGCTGAAGACCAAGCCGCGCAAGGGCGGCCGCGTCGCGCTGATCGTCAGCGCGACCGCGCTCGGCGCCGCGCTGGTCGGCGGCGTCGGCGGCGCCGCGATCGTCGGGCTCACCACGAACTCGGCGGACGGCACCACGACGTCGGTGAGCACGCCGGCCGCGAGCGGGCAGGCGGTCTCGAACTCGACGTCCGGCGACGTCAGCGGCGTCGCGGCGAAGGTGACGCCGAGCGTCGTCCAGATCAACGTGACCACCGGTCAGGGCGAGGCCATCGGCTCCGGCGTCATCCTGACTTCGGACGGCCGGATCCTGACGAACGCGCACGTCGTCGACGGCGCCCAGAACGTCGTGATCACGACGTCCGACGGCAAGAAGTACCAGGCCGGTGTGGTCGGTGCGGACACCAAGGCGGACATCGCGGTGGTCCAGGCCCAGAACGCCAGCGGTCTGACGGCCGCGAGCTTGGGCGACTCGAGCAAGCTGGTCGTCGGCCAGTCGGTGGTCGCGATCGGCTCGCCGGGCGGGCTGCAGAACACCGTCACCACGGGCATCGTCAGCGCGCTCAACCGCAACCTGTCGGACATCGGCGAAGGTCAGCGGCAACAGCAGTCGCCGTTCAGCCGCACTTCGAACCAGGCCGAGAACTCGCCGAGCTACACGGCGATCCAGACGGACGCCTCGATCAACCAGGGCAACTCGGGCGGCGCGCTGGTCGACGCCCAGGGCAACGTCATCGGCATCAACTCGGCGCTCTACAGCCCGTCGGCGTCGGCCAACGGCTCGGCGGGCAGCGTCGGGATCGGCTTCGCCATCCCGATCAACGACGCCAAGAAGATCGTCGACCAGATCGTGAACAACTAG
- a CDS encoding cytochrome P450, translated as MTSSAHAPDILSPEFAADPYAAYDVMLEHSPVLWHEGMQSYIVSRYDDVSRAFKESTFTTDNYGWQLEPVHGRTILQMSGREHAIRRALVAPAFRGNELEQKFRPVIERNSAQLIDAFRGRGSADIVTDYARHFPINVIVDMLGLDQNDHARFQRWYSAIIAFLGNLSQDAEITAAGLRTHDELAAYMIPIIRDRRENPGDDLLSALCAAEVDGTSMSDEDIKAFCSLLLAAGGETTDKAIASLFRNLLAHPEQLDAVRADRTLVAKAFAETLRHTPPVHMIMRQPAEEIEIGGEKIPAGSTVTCLIGAANRDPRRFANASAFDIFRTDLPTETAFSAAASHLSFALGRHFCVGALLAKTEIEVGVNQLLDAMPDLRLAEGTEPTEQGVFTRGPASLPVTFTPA; from the coding sequence GTGACTTCATCAGCACACGCGCCGGACATCTTGTCGCCGGAGTTCGCCGCTGATCCGTATGCCGCTTACGACGTCATGCTCGAACATTCGCCTGTGCTCTGGCACGAGGGAATGCAAAGCTACATCGTTTCGCGCTACGACGACGTGTCTCGCGCTTTCAAGGAAAGCACGTTCACCACCGACAACTACGGCTGGCAACTGGAACCCGTGCACGGCCGCACGATCCTGCAGATGAGCGGCCGGGAACACGCGATCCGGCGGGCGCTGGTGGCGCCGGCCTTCCGGGGCAACGAGCTGGAGCAGAAGTTCCGGCCGGTGATCGAACGGAACTCCGCACAGCTCATCGACGCCTTCCGCGGCCGCGGGTCGGCCGACATCGTCACCGACTACGCCCGGCACTTCCCGATCAACGTCATCGTCGACATGCTGGGGCTCGACCAGAACGACCACGCCCGGTTCCAGCGCTGGTACAGCGCGATCATCGCCTTCCTCGGCAACCTCAGCCAGGACGCCGAAATCACCGCGGCCGGGCTCCGGACCCACGACGAGCTCGCCGCCTACATGATCCCGATCATCCGCGACCGCCGCGAAAACCCCGGCGACGACCTCCTTTCGGCCCTCTGCGCCGCCGAGGTGGACGGCACCAGCATGAGCGACGAAGACATCAAGGCCTTCTGCAGCCTGCTGCTGGCCGCGGGCGGTGAGACCACCGACAAGGCGATCGCCAGCCTGTTCCGGAACCTGCTGGCGCACCCCGAGCAGCTCGACGCCGTGCGCGCCGACCGCACCCTCGTGGCGAAGGCGTTCGCCGAAACGCTGCGCCACACCCCGCCGGTGCACATGATCATGCGGCAGCCGGCGGAGGAGATCGAGATCGGTGGCGAGAAGATCCCCGCCGGCAGCACGGTGACCTGCCTGATCGGCGCGGCGAACCGCGACCCGCGCCGGTTCGCGAACGCGAGCGCGTTCGACATCTTCCGCACGGACCTCCCGACCGAGACCGCGTTCTCGGCGGCGGCGAGCCACCTGTCCTTCGCGCTGGGCCGTCACTTCTGCGTCGGCGCGCTCCTCGCGAAGACCGAGATCGAGGTCGGCGTCAACCAGCTGCTCGACGCGATGCCGGACCTGCGGCTCGCCGAAGGCACGGAACCCACCGAACAAGGTGTGTTCACCCGCGGACCGGCCTCCTTGCCGGTGACGTTCACCCCGGCGTAG
- a CDS encoding helicase HerA-like domain-containing protein: MTEQGSPASEIAAGYASEGAALELGAVVIDGSADAAAAVRLPLATLNRHGLVAGATGTGKTKTLQLISEQLSAAGVPVVLADVKGDLSGLAAAGESNDKIAKRAQELGDDWAGTAFPVQFLSLGTGGKGSPIRATITSFGPVLLSKVLGLNETQESTLGLIFHWADQRGLALLDTKDLRSVITHLTSDEGKEDLKGIGGVSAATAGVILRALSNLEAQGGEDFFGEPELDVHDLMRQNDGKGVVTLLELDNLQAKPALFSTFLMWLLAELFEELPEEGDLDKPKLVFFFDEAHLLFNDASKAFLERIEQTVKLIRSKGVGVFFCTQLPTDIPNNVLSQLGARIQHALRAFTPDDQAALAKTVKTYPKTKFYELDTALTSLGIGEAIVTVLSERGAPTPVAWTRLRAPRSKMGSIGADAVAAAVASSDLHAKYGETIDRESAYEKLAAKVAAPAPEPAPDAPAAPAPEKEKDDPGFIESAMKNPAVKSFMRSAASALGREITRGLFGNRRR; the protein is encoded by the coding sequence GTGACGGAGCAGGGGTCGCCGGCGAGTGAGATCGCCGCTGGTTATGCGAGTGAGGGTGCCGCGCTGGAGCTGGGCGCGGTGGTGATCGACGGCTCGGCGGACGCCGCGGCCGCGGTGCGCCTGCCGTTGGCGACGCTGAACCGGCACGGGCTGGTCGCGGGGGCGACCGGGACGGGCAAGACGAAGACGTTGCAGCTGATCTCGGAGCAGTTGTCGGCGGCGGGGGTGCCGGTGGTGCTCGCGGACGTTAAGGGTGACCTGTCCGGGCTCGCGGCGGCCGGTGAGTCGAACGACAAGATCGCGAAGCGCGCGCAGGAGCTGGGTGACGACTGGGCGGGGACGGCGTTCCCGGTGCAGTTCCTCTCGCTGGGTACCGGCGGGAAGGGGTCGCCGATCCGGGCGACGATCACGAGTTTCGGGCCGGTGCTGCTGTCGAAGGTGCTCGGGCTGAACGAGACGCAGGAGTCGACGCTCGGGCTGATCTTCCACTGGGCGGACCAGCGCGGTTTGGCCTTGCTGGACACGAAGGACCTCCGGTCGGTGATCACGCACCTGACCAGTGACGAGGGCAAGGAGGACCTCAAGGGCATCGGCGGGGTGTCGGCGGCGACGGCCGGGGTGATCCTCCGCGCGCTGTCGAACCTGGAGGCCCAGGGCGGCGAGGACTTCTTCGGTGAGCCCGAGCTGGACGTCCACGACCTCATGCGCCAGAACGACGGCAAGGGCGTCGTGACCCTGCTGGAGCTGGACAACCTGCAGGCGAAGCCGGCGTTGTTCTCGACGTTCCTCATGTGGCTGCTGGCCGAGCTGTTCGAGGAGCTGCCCGAGGAGGGCGATCTCGACAAGCCGAAGCTGGTCTTCTTCTTCGACGAGGCGCACCTGCTGTTCAACGACGCCTCGAAGGCGTTCCTCGAGCGCATCGAGCAGACCGTGAAGCTGATCCGGTCGAAGGGCGTCGGCGTGTTCTTCTGCACGCAGCTGCCCACGGACATCCCGAACAACGTGCTTTCGCAGCTCGGCGCCCGGATCCAGCACGCGCTGCGGGCGTTCACGCCGGACGACCAGGCGGCGCTGGCGAAGACGGTCAAGACGTACCCGAAGACGAAGTTCTACGAGCTCGACACGGCGTTGACGTCGCTGGGCATCGGCGAAGCCATCGTCACGGTGCTGTCGGAGCGGGGCGCGCCGACGCCGGTGGCGTGGACGCGGCTGCGCGCGCCGCGGTCGAAGATGGGCTCGATCGGTGCGGACGCCGTCGCCGCGGCCGTCGCGTCGTCGGACCTGCACGCGAAGTACGGCGAGACGATCGACCGGGAATCGGCCTACGAGAAGCTGGCCGCGAAGGTCGCCGCACCCGCTCCCGAGCCGGCCCCCGACGCTCCCGCGGCTCCGGCGCCGGAGAAGGAGAAGGACGATCCGGGGTTCATCGAGTCGGCGATGAAGAACCCGGCCGTGAAGTCGTTCATGCGTTCCGCGGCGAGCGCGCTGGGCCGGGAGATCACGCGAGGGCTGTTCGGCAACCGGAGGCGGTGA
- a CDS encoding L,D-transpeptidase — protein MRGMKARLLVAAGVIGLTVAGCSSSPPSGEPPKETSSSAPKPAPKAAVVTLTPAKDAKDVAPGEPVSVSVADGKVGEVKLTGADGKVVAGKARADGSGWDSAEPLGYNKTYRLTATAVGGDGKPVTSESNFSTAKPARQVGVSVNLVEGETVGVGMPLIFTFTGNVTDKAAAEKALKVTAEPATEGAFRWSGDKQVTWRPKDYWKSGTKIKVDAAVYGKPLGNGSYGREDKRASATVGDKLVAVADGGTHQMTVTVNDQVVKTMPTSMGKPGHNTPAGTYTVMSEHNGYTMNSATYGVPEDSPGGYSTFVQYAVRLSYSGIFYHSAPWSVRQQGHSNVSHGCLNLSTDNTKWLMDTSKKGDIVTVQNSGGPKLEPTDGWSVWQLSWDEWRTAGN, from the coding sequence ATGCGGGGTATGAAGGCGCGGCTGCTGGTGGCCGCTGGGGTGATCGGCCTCACCGTGGCCGGGTGCAGCAGCTCTCCTCCTTCGGGTGAACCGCCGAAAGAGACATCCTCGAGTGCGCCCAAGCCTGCGCCGAAGGCGGCCGTGGTCACGTTGACGCCTGCGAAGGATGCGAAGGACGTCGCGCCCGGGGAGCCGGTGAGTGTGAGCGTGGCCGATGGGAAGGTCGGCGAGGTGAAGCTGACCGGGGCCGATGGGAAGGTCGTCGCCGGTAAGGCGCGGGCCGATGGCTCCGGGTGGGACTCCGCCGAGCCGCTCGGTTACAACAAGACCTACCGGCTGACCGCGACCGCGGTCGGTGGCGATGGCAAGCCGGTCACGTCGGAGTCGAACTTCAGCACCGCGAAGCCCGCCCGGCAGGTCGGGGTCTCGGTGAACCTCGTCGAGGGGGAGACCGTCGGGGTCGGGATGCCGCTGATCTTCACCTTCACCGGGAACGTCACCGACAAGGCCGCCGCCGAGAAGGCGCTCAAGGTCACCGCGGAGCCGGCCACCGAGGGCGCGTTCCGCTGGTCCGGTGACAAGCAGGTCACCTGGCGGCCGAAGGACTACTGGAAGAGCGGCACCAAGATCAAGGTCGACGCCGCCGTCTACGGCAAGCCGCTCGGCAACGGCAGCTACGGCCGGGAGGACAAGCGCGCGAGCGCGACCGTCGGGGACAAGCTCGTCGCCGTCGCCGACGGCGGGACCCACCAGATGACGGTCACGGTCAACGACCAGGTGGTCAAGACCATGCCGACCTCCATGGGCAAGCCCGGGCACAACACGCCCGCCGGGACCTACACCGTCATGAGCGAGCACAACGGCTACACCATGAACTCCGCTACCTACGGCGTGCCCGAAGACTCGCCCGGCGGGTACAGCACCTTCGTGCAGTACGCGGTGCGACTGTCCTACAGCGGCATCTTCTACCACTCCGCGCCGTGGTCGGTGCGGCAGCAGGGGCACAGCAACGTCAGCCACGGCTGCCTGAACCTCTCGACCGACAACACGAAGTGGCTGATGGACACGTCCAAGAAGGGCGACATCGTCACCGTGCAGAACAGCGGCGGCCCGAAGCTGGAGCCCACCGACGGCTGGAGCGTCTGGCAGCTGTCCTGGGACGAGTGGCGCACCGCCGGCAACTAG
- a CDS encoding glycosyltransferase 87 family protein: protein MAAFVVPEAPAERRLPAPLWWTVLSGVLLLVIFAGYTVWAGVWTTAGVYLEDFRSYVATGKAVRAGTPLYEPGVSHLPTIGGTFKYTPFAAGLFVPLTAVPKLLLPLLALLVNLFSLLAVIWISLGSLGCARDAGRLAATAALTALSLPLQPVLMNFTVGQVNLLLLLLVLADLTGRNRWWTGAGVGLAAAIKLTPAIFVVYLLLTRRFKAAAVAVATFAATVLAGFAALPRDSAAFWAANLADPSRITGDSDATAPENQSIRGALARILDIPDVPPQIWIPAAALVALPAFWIAYRAHRNGRELLAVSTIGALMVLVTPWTWTHYWVWFIPFFAMAACTAHKARHWWPAAALTATYLLLFPWQVGTGRNNIPLVGLVVLPEDHPGQAPAHALYVALALALLLLAAIRPSWLDPQRNPATRGNHHDGGPGASPRRGRGGSTPTERRNPRRREGCEATDQPGAMG, encoded by the coding sequence ATGGCGGCGTTCGTGGTACCCGAAGCACCGGCCGAGCGAAGACTCCCGGCGCCCCTGTGGTGGACGGTCTTGTCCGGCGTACTGCTGCTCGTGATCTTCGCGGGCTACACGGTCTGGGCGGGCGTCTGGACGACAGCGGGCGTCTACCTCGAAGACTTCCGCTCCTACGTGGCGACCGGCAAAGCGGTCCGGGCGGGCACGCCCCTCTACGAACCGGGCGTCTCGCACCTGCCGACGATCGGCGGCACGTTCAAGTACACGCCGTTCGCGGCCGGCCTCTTCGTCCCCCTGACCGCGGTCCCCAAGCTCCTCCTGCCCCTGCTGGCCCTCCTGGTCAACCTGTTCTCCCTGCTGGCGGTCATCTGGATCTCGCTGGGCAGCCTGGGTTGCGCCCGGGACGCCGGCCGCCTGGCCGCGACGGCAGCCCTGACGGCCCTGTCCCTCCCGCTCCAGCCGGTGCTGATGAACTTCACGGTGGGCCAGGTGAACCTCCTCCTGCTCCTCCTGGTCCTGGCCGACCTGACGGGCCGCAACCGCTGGTGGACCGGAGCCGGCGTAGGCCTGGCCGCCGCAATCAAGCTGACCCCGGCCATCTTCGTGGTCTACCTGCTACTCACTCGCCGCTTCAAGGCAGCAGCGGTGGCCGTGGCCACATTCGCCGCGACAGTCTTGGCCGGCTTCGCAGCTCTCCCACGCGACTCGGCGGCATTCTGGGCAGCCAACCTGGCCGACCCCTCGCGCATCACAGGCGACAGCGACGCAACAGCCCCGGAGAACCAGTCGATCCGCGGCGCACTGGCCCGCATCCTCGACATCCCGGACGTCCCACCCCAGATCTGGATCCCAGCAGCAGCCCTCGTGGCCCTACCAGCGTTCTGGATCGCCTACCGCGCACACCGCAACGGCCGAGAACTCCTGGCAGTGAGCACGATCGGCGCCCTGATGGTCCTGGTAACCCCCTGGACCTGGACCCACTACTGGGTCTGGTTCATCCCGTTCTTCGCAATGGCAGCCTGCACGGCCCACAAAGCCCGCCACTGGTGGCCGGCCGCAGCCCTAACGGCAACCTACCTACTCCTCTTCCCCTGGCAGGTAGGAACAGGTCGCAACAACATCCCCCTGGTAGGCCTGGTGGTCCTCCCAGAAGACCACCCAGGCCAAGCCCCAGCCCACGCCCTCTACGTAGCCCTGGCCCTAGCACTGCTACTCCTGGCAGCAATCCGCCCCAGCTGGCTCGATCCCCAACGCAACCCGGCAACGAGAGGCAACCACCACGACGGGGGTCCGGGGGCAAGCCCCCGGCGGGGGCGTGGGGGTTCGACCCCCACAGAAAGGCGAAACCCCAGGCGTAGGGAAGGTTGCGAAGCAACCGACCAGCCTGGGGCAATGGGGTGA
- a CDS encoding cytochrome P450, with translation MTGFQTSTPAETIPAADRVRLYGPEFERDPAALYGRIRRQYGGVVPVLLDGDIPAWLLTGYREIHQVCQDSQLFARDSRRWNQWDNVPADWPLLPYVMHNPSVMFTEAGEHRRRAGAIGDALSAVDQFDLGAHCERIADRLIDEFAGTGEADLIAQFAQQAPLLAVAKMYGMPDSEAPALVRDVALSLDVGPEALPAYGRVQEAMARLVAVKRERPGADVPTAMMQHPASLTDDEVVQDLLVVTAAAQQPTANWIGNTIRLMLTDSRFAMTLSGGRGSVGQALNEVLWHDTPTQNFIGRFASRDTVLSGVRVRQGDLVVLGLAAGNADPHARPDAAAGALGNHAHMSFGHGEHGCPYPAPEVAEVIARTTVEVLLDRLPDLELAVPAEELKWRPSVWMRGLESLPVQFTPVHVAGPAGW, from the coding sequence GTGACCGGTTTCCAGACCAGCACCCCGGCGGAGACGATCCCGGCGGCGGACCGGGTCCGGTTGTACGGACCCGAGTTCGAGCGGGATCCCGCCGCCCTGTACGGCCGGATCCGGCGGCAGTACGGCGGGGTCGTCCCGGTTCTGCTCGACGGTGACATCCCCGCCTGGCTGCTGACGGGGTACCGCGAGATCCACCAGGTGTGCCAGGATTCGCAGCTGTTCGCCCGCGACAGCCGCCGGTGGAACCAGTGGGACAACGTTCCCGCAGACTGGCCGCTGCTGCCCTACGTGATGCACAACCCGTCGGTGATGTTCACCGAGGCCGGTGAGCACCGGCGCCGGGCGGGTGCAATCGGTGACGCGTTGTCCGCGGTCGACCAGTTCGACCTCGGCGCGCACTGCGAGCGCATCGCGGACCGGCTGATCGACGAATTCGCCGGCACCGGCGAGGCCGATCTGATCGCCCAGTTCGCCCAGCAGGCACCGCTGCTCGCCGTTGCCAAGATGTACGGCATGCCCGACTCGGAGGCACCCGCGCTGGTGCGCGACGTCGCGCTGTCCCTGGACGTCGGCCCCGAAGCGCTGCCGGCGTACGGGCGGGTGCAGGAGGCGATGGCCCGGCTGGTGGCGGTGAAGCGCGAGCGGCCGGGCGCGGACGTGCCCACGGCGATGATGCAGCACCCGGCGAGCTTGACCGACGACGAGGTCGTGCAGGACCTGCTCGTGGTGACCGCCGCGGCGCAGCAGCCGACGGCGAACTGGATCGGCAACACCATCCGGCTGATGCTGACCGACAGCCGGTTCGCGATGACGCTCTCGGGCGGCCGGGGGAGTGTCGGCCAGGCCCTCAACGAGGTGCTGTGGCACGACACGCCCACGCAGAACTTCATCGGGCGCTTCGCGAGCCGCGACACCGTGCTCAGCGGAGTTCGCGTGCGGCAGGGAGACCTGGTGGTGCTGGGGCTGGCCGCCGGGAACGCCGACCCGCACGCCCGGCCCGACGCGGCGGCGGGCGCGCTGGGCAACCACGCGCACATGTCGTTCGGCCACGGGGAGCACGGGTGTCCCTACCCGGCACCGGAAGTGGCCGAGGTCATCGCCCGCACCACGGTCGAAGTGCTGCTGGACCGGCTCCCGGACCTCGAGCTCGCGGTGCCGGCCGAGGAGCTGAAGTGGCGGCCGTCGGTGTGGATGCGGGGACTGGAAAGCCTGCCGGTGCAGTTCACGCCGGTCCACGTGGCCGGGCCGGCGGGGTGGTGA
- the orn gene encoding oligoribonuclease, with the protein MTDRLVWIDCEMTGLDLGKEALIEIAALVTDAELNVLGDGVDIVIHADEEKLAGMPDVVREMHAHSGLTEEVRASIVTLEEAERRVLDYIREHVPEPGTAPLAGNSIATDRGFIARDMPALDAHLHYRMVDVSSVKELVRRWYPRIYYAKPEKGLAHRALADIKESIGELDYYRRVAFVPQPGPTSDEAKAAAAEVQEQHQR; encoded by the coding sequence GTGACCGACCGCCTAGTCTGGATCGACTGCGAAATGACGGGGCTCGACCTCGGCAAGGAAGCGTTGATCGAAATCGCCGCCCTCGTCACCGACGCGGAGCTCAACGTGCTCGGCGACGGAGTCGACATCGTCATCCACGCCGACGAGGAAAAACTCGCCGGGATGCCCGACGTCGTCCGCGAGATGCACGCCCACTCCGGCCTCACCGAAGAGGTTCGCGCTTCCATCGTCACCCTCGAAGAAGCCGAACGCCGCGTCCTCGACTACATCCGCGAGCACGTCCCCGAGCCGGGCACCGCCCCCCTCGCCGGCAACTCCATCGCCACCGACCGCGGCTTCATCGCCCGCGACATGCCGGCCCTCGACGCCCACCTGCACTACCGCATGGTCGACGTCTCCTCGGTCAAAGAGCTCGTCCGCCGCTGGTACCCGCGCATCTACTACGCCAAGCCGGAAAAAGGCCTCGCCCACCGAGCCCTCGCCGACATCAAGGAATCCATCGGCGAACTCGACTACTACCGGCGCGTCGCCTTCGTCCCACAACCCGGCCCGACCAGCGACGAAGCCAAAGCCGCGGCCGCTGAAGTGCAGGAACAACACCAAAGGTAA